The following proteins are encoded in a genomic region of Mycoplasma sp. NEAQ87857:
- the ftsH gene encoding ATP-dependent zinc metalloprotease FtsH produces MNKKRKPWKIVLTSVLLALLLVFLVYWLVNRYTGPQTIDLSKFQSQLNQILLPENSGLKQKEFEITNLNINDFQNTVSYTFKNQNYVLGANSRILQEVFLTNGKSIWDFLTNGQHAEIIKGFSIAKAPVTPWWSYLLGFLPTIIVVAMILYVIKMQMNAMNGNGAFGDRSPAQLIKSDKKFSDVAGNKEPIEEIKEIVDYLKNPEKYKVSGARMPRGILLGGPPGTGKTLLAKATAGEANVPFYFVSASNFVELFVGMGAKRVRQVIAEARKHSPAIVFIDELDAIGRTRGSGIGGGHDEREQTLNQLLVEMDGIKENSGLLFVAATNRTDVLDPALTRPGRFDRVITVGLPDVKEREEILKLHAKGKRFEPNVDFARVARRTPGFSGAQLENVINEAVLLSVRENKDLISLDIIDEAIDRVMAGPAKKSRTITQEELTLVAYHEAGHAVVGIKVPGGNKVQKITIIPRGQAGGYNLMMPENEKYNYTKEELLASIASFMGGRAAEEIIYGESKITTGASDDINKATTIARRMVTEFGMSDLGPIKYMDESGSPFLGKTLATSSSISNQISHEIDLEVRKIILEAKSIATKTISENKELLELIKTLLLEKETIIAEEIEYIAKHLELPPKKEEEKIEEKVEYDIDKLIQETDNIIPEENDHKDNE; encoded by the coding sequence ATGAACAAAAAAAGAAAACCTTGAAAAATAGTTTTAACTTCTGTTCTTTTAGCACTTCTTTTGGTTTTCTTGGTTTATTGATTAGTAAATAGATACACTGGGCCACAAACTATTGACTTATCAAAATTCCAAAGTCAATTAAACCAAATTTTATTACCTGAAAATTCAGGTTTAAAGCAAAAAGAATTTGAAATAACAAATTTAAATATTAATGATTTTCAAAATACAGTTAGTTATACATTTAAGAATCAGAACTATGTTTTAGGAGCTAATTCTAGAATATTACAAGAAGTATTCTTAACAAATGGTAAAAGTATTTGAGATTTTTTAACTAATGGTCAACATGCTGAAATAATTAAAGGTTTTAGCATTGCTAAAGCACCAGTAACTCCTTGATGATCATATTTATTAGGATTTTTACCAACAATAATAGTTGTTGCAATGATCTTATATGTAATTAAAATGCAAATGAATGCAATGAATGGTAATGGAGCTTTTGGAGATAGAAGTCCTGCACAATTAATTAAATCTGATAAAAAATTCAGTGATGTTGCGGGAAATAAAGAACCAATTGAAGAAATTAAAGAAATTGTAGATTATTTAAAAAATCCTGAAAAATATAAAGTTTCAGGAGCAAGAATGCCTAGAGGTATCTTATTAGGTGGTCCTCCAGGAACAGGAAAAACATTACTTGCTAAAGCAACTGCTGGAGAAGCAAATGTACCATTTTACTTTGTATCAGCATCTAACTTTGTTGAGTTATTTGTTGGTATGGGAGCAAAAAGAGTTAGACAAGTAATTGCTGAAGCTAGAAAACATTCACCTGCAATTGTGTTTATCGATGAATTAGATGCAATTGGACGTACTCGTGGAAGTGGTATTGGTGGAGGACATGACGAAAGAGAACAAACTCTTAACCAATTACTAGTTGAAATGGATGGTATTAAAGAAAACTCAGGATTATTATTCGTTGCTGCAACAAATAGAACTGACGTTTTAGATCCTGCTTTAACTAGACCAGGACGTTTTGATAGGGTTATTACAGTTGGATTACCTGATGTAAAAGAAAGAGAAGAAATTCTTAAACTTCATGCAAAAGGAAAAAGATTTGAACCTAATGTTGATTTTGCAAGGGTCGCAAGAAGAACTCCAGGATTCTCAGGAGCTCAATTAGAAAACGTTATTAATGAAGCTGTTTTACTTTCTGTTAGAGAAAACAAAGATTTAATTTCGTTAGATATTATTGATGAAGCAATTGATAGAGTTATGGCAGGACCTGCTAAAAAATCAAGAACTATAACTCAAGAAGAACTTACTTTAGTTGCATACCATGAAGCTGGACATGCTGTTGTTGGTATTAAGGTACCTGGCGGAAATAAAGTTCAAAAAATTACTATTATTCCTAGAGGTCAAGCTGGTGGATATAACTTAATGATGCCAGAGAACGAAAAATACAACTACACTAAAGAAGAATTATTAGCTTCTATAGCAAGTTTTATGGGTGGTAGAGCTGCAGAAGAAATTATTTATGGTGAAAGTAAAATAACCACTGGAGCTTCTGATGATATTAATAAAGCAACTACAATCGCAAGAAGAATGGTTACTGAGTTTGGAATGAGTGATTTAGGACCTATTAAATATATGGATGAATCAGGAAGTCCTTTCTTAGGAAAAACATTAGCAACAAGTTCAAGTATTTCTAACCAAATTAGTCATGAAATTGATTTAGAAGTTAGAAAAATTATTTTAGAAGCAAAATCAATTGCAACAAAAACTATTAGCGAAAATAAAGAATTATTAGAATTAATTAAAACTTTACTTTTAGAAAAAGAAACAATTATTGCTGAAGAAATTGAATATATAGCAAAACACTTAGAACTTCCTCCTAAAAAAGAAGAAGAAAAAATTGAAGAAAAAGTAGAATACGATATAGATAAATTGATTCAAGAGACTGATAATATCATTCCTGAAGAAAACGATCACAAAGATAATGAATAA